TTGCCCAATATGATTTGTGCTCTGGTTTCCTCTAGGTCTCGTTTTAACATTGCTTTTACGCATCCACTAGTTCCAACAGGCATAAAAATTGGTGTTTTTATTGATCCATGATTTAGATTTAGCAAACCATTCCTTGCTAGGCCATCATTATTTATTACTTTAAAATTTAGATTATTTTTCATTTTGGCACTCAACAAACATTGCATCACCGTAGCTAAAAAATCGATAATTATATTTTACAGCATGATTATATGCTTTTAAAATTCTGTCTCTGCCAGCCAATGCAGAAACTAGAATCAATAGTGTGGATTTTGGAAGATGAAAGTTTGTTATTAATGCATCCACAATTTTAAACTTATATCCTGGTTTTATAAATAAATTTGTTTCGTTACACACTGGATTTATTATGCTTCTATTTTCTGATGAGTAATTATCAGAGTTTAATGCTGCTGATTCTAATGCTCTAGCGCTAGTTGTTCCAACTGCAATTATCCTTTTGCCTTTAAGCCTAGCATCTTTTATAGATTTTATTGTTGATGATGGTATATCATATCTCTCAGTATGCATTCTATGTTCGTTAATGTATTGAGTCCTGATTGGTTGGAATGTTCCAGCCCCTACATGTAAAGTTAAAAATGCCATTTTTATATCACGTGACTTGAGTTTCTTTAGAATTTTTTGATCGAAATGAAGACCGGCTGTTGGTGCTGCAACTGCGCCTGGATTTTTGGCAAATATAGTTTGGTATCTTAATTCATCAGAATTGTCTTTTTGTTTTTTTATATATGGAGGCAAAGGAATATCCCCATATTTTTCAAGCACAATAGCAATATTTTCTGAAAAATTTAATAGAAAAAAATCATTACTTCTTGAAAAAATATCTACTTCAATAATATTTGAAATAAGCACTTTGGTTCCTAATTTTATAGTGCTATTAGATTTAATTTGAGCAAGTGCTATATTTGAATCCAAGATCCTTTCTATTAAAATCTCTATTTTCCCTCCACTAGGTTTTTGAGCCTTTAAACGAGCTTTTATTACTTTTGTGTCGTTAAAAACTAAAAGATCTCCTGGTTCTAGGATTTCTGCTAAATCACAAAAATTCAAGTCATGAATATTTTTTCCTGAATCTATATGTAAGAGTCTACTGTTACTGCGCTCAATTTCTGGATTTTGTGCTATTAGATTCTTTGGTAAAAAATAATTAAAATTAGATATGTTGATTGATTCTGACACGGTATTATTAATGTTGTTTTTATTTATAAGGTTTTATCAAGTATAATAGACAAGATAGCAATGTTGTAGGAAATTAATCTAAAAATTTGTTTTAAAACCTATATTTTTTACAAACCTAAATTATCCCATAAACTGTCAATATTCTTTTTAACAGAATCTGACATTATTATTGGCTTGCCCCATTGCCTTTCAGTTTCTCCAGGGAATTTGTTAGTAGCATCTATGCCCATTTTGCTGCCCAAACCAGATTTAGGAGAAGCAAAATCCAAGTAATCTATGGGAGTGTTTTCCACTAGCAAGGTATCTCTAAGAGGATCTGTTCTGGTGCTTATAGCCCAGACAACTTCTTTCCAGTCTCTAACATTTATATCTTCGTCTACTATTATTATGAATTTTGTGTACATGAATTGACGAAGCATCCCCCATAGGCCAAACATCATTCTTCTAGCATGACCAGCATACTGTTTTTTAATCGATATTATAGCTACCCTATAACTGCATCCTTCAGCTGGCAAATGAAAATCTACAATTTCTGTAAACTGTCTTTTCAGGATAGGGATAAAGATTTCATTCATAGCTAAACCAAGCACAGCTGGCTCATCCATAGGTTTACCAGTATAGGTAGAGTGATATATGGGAGATTCCCTCATAGTAATTCTGTTAACGGTCATTACAGGAAACCATTCTTTTTCATTATAATAGCCTGTATGATCGCCATAAGGGCCCTCTAAGGCCGTTTCATAGCTTGATGATGATGGCATTATGCAGCCCTCTATAATTATTTCAGCCCTTGCTGGCACATATAATTCTGACCCAATAGATTTTGTTATTTCTGTTCTAGAGCCTCTAAGCAAGCCGGCAAACTGATATTCAGAAAGAGTGTCTGGTATTGGAGCAACTGCACCAAGCATCGTTGCTGGGTCTGCGCCAATAGCAACAGCTATGGGAAAAGGTTCATTTTTGTTAAGTTTTACATGTTCTTGAAAATCTAATGCGCCGCCTCTGTGAGGGAGCCAACGCATTATTAATTTGTTTTTTTCTAGTAATTGTTGGCGATATATTCCTATATTTTGACGTTTATTCAATGGTTTTTTTGTTATGACTAAACCCCATGTTAACAAAGGTGCTACATCATCTGGCCAGCATTTTTGAATTGGAATATCAAATAAATTAATATCGTTTTGTTCTATTACGATCTCTTGGCAAGGAGCATTATTTATTATCTTTGGATTCATGTCCCACAAAGCCGCTTTTAGCATAGAGATTTTTGAGAAAGCATCTCGAATACTATTTGGAGCCTCAGGTTCACGCAATGAGGCTAAAATCTCTCCTACATCAGTTAGTGATTTTATAGAGCTGGAGTCTATGCCTAGAGATATTCTATCTACAGTTCCAAATAAATTTGTTAATACAGGCATAGAGGATTTTTTGTCATTATGCAATATATTTTCAAACAACAGAGCAGGTCCTTTCTTGGCAATTACTCTTGATGATATCTCTGTTATTTCTAAGTTAGAGCAAATTTGAGCATTAATCCTTTTCAATAGGTTTTTTTTCTCTAAATGCGTAATGAATTCTCTTAGGTCGCGATACTTCACGTCAGATTTCCAGTTAGTTAATCAGATATTCCAGTGCATCATACTACTGACAGCAGAGATAATTGCAATGCCAGCAGTTTCTGTTCTAAGAATTCTAGCCCCAAAGTTCATAGGATATATATTATTCGAATGAGCTGCTAGGTTTAATTCTTTTTTAGACCATCCTCCTTCAGGACCTATCATGATGGTTAATGATTTTGTGTCTTTGATCTTCTCGATCACATCAAAAATATTATCTTTTGATAGAGGATCGCAAATTATATGAGGATCTTCTTTGGGTCGAGACATATAGCGGCTCATACAAACATGCTCATCAATTTCGGCTAATAAGTTCCTACCGCACTGTTCACTAGCAGCTATTACAACGCGTCTCCAGTGTGACAGGTTTTTATGAGTTATATTGTTATTGCATCTTTGTGTTTGTATTGGGACAATTCGTCTAACTCCAAGTTCTGTAGATTTTTCTATTATGAAATCCATCTTGTTTTTTGATGTTATAGCTTGAACTAAGGTTATATTCCCTAATAGCTCCAATTCTTTTTCTATGTGTTCCCTTATATCAGCAAAGAAGATCTTATTGCTTATAATTAGTCTTGATAAATATTCTCCTCCAAGACCATTAAAAAGTAATATATCATCACCGTGTGCTAGTCTAAGTGCCTTAATATGGCGCATAACTCCATCAGGAAGTTGAATAATTTCGCTTATATGTAGATTTATATCGCAAAAAAAACGTGATAATTGCATGTTATTGATAAATTAATCCTGGTATTATCTTTACTTTGACATACTGTGTTTACATAGATACATTAATTATAAACATAATTATAAATTTGTTTAGGCTAGGTTACTATATTTTACACAGATGGTAAAATTAAAATCACTAGATTATTTATTTTTAAGCGTTGGAGTTAAAGAGTTATCACATGAGTAATATGACGAACACACCTAAATATTTTTTGGCAGATTCTATACGAGTTTTATCTATGGATTCAGTTCAGCAAGCAAATTCAGGACATCCTGGGGCCCCGATGGGAATGGCAGAAATGGCACAGGCACTTTGGAGAAATAATTTGCAGCATAATCCTTCTGATCCTAATTGGATAAATCGAGATCGTTTTGTCTTGTCTAACGGACATGCATCTATGCTCCTGTATTCTTTATTGCATTTGACAGGGTATGATCTCTCTATAGATGATTTAAAGACTTTTCGCCAATTGCATTCAAAAACCCCTGGTCATCCTGAAGTGGGAATTACTCCAG
The genomic region above belongs to Candidatus Kinetoplastibacterium blastocrithidii (ex Strigomonas culicis) and contains:
- the queA gene encoding tRNA preQ1(34) S-adenosylmethionine ribosyltransferase-isomerase QueA: MSESINISNFNYFLPKNLIAQNPEIERSNSRLLHIDSGKNIHDLNFCDLAEILEPGDLLVFNDTKVIKARLKAQKPSGGKIEILIERILDSNIALAQIKSNSTIKLGTKVLISNIIEVDIFSRSNDFFLLNFSENIAIVLEKYGDIPLPPYIKKQKDNSDELRYQTIFAKNPGAVAAPTAGLHFDQKILKKLKSRDIKMAFLTLHVGAGTFQPIRTQYINEHRMHTERYDIPSSTIKSIKDARLKGKRIIAVGTTSARALESAALNSDNYSSENRSIINPVCNETNLFIKPGYKFKIVDALITNFHLPKSTLLILVSALAGRDRILKAYNHAVKYNYRFFSYGDAMFVECQNEK
- a CDS encoding UbiD family decarboxylase, which gives rise to MKYRDLREFITHLEKKNLLKRINAQICSNLEITEISSRVIAKKGPALLFENILHNDKKSSMPVLTNLFGTVDRISLGIDSSSIKSLTDVGEILASLREPEAPNSIRDAFSKISMLKAALWDMNPKIINNAPCQEIVIEQNDINLFDIPIQKCWPDDVAPLLTWGLVITKKPLNKRQNIGIYRQQLLEKNKLIMRWLPHRGGALDFQEHVKLNKNEPFPIAVAIGADPATMLGAVAPIPDTLSEYQFAGLLRGSRTEITKSIGSELYVPARAEIIIEGCIMPSSSSYETALEGPYGDHTGYYNEKEWFPVMTVNRITMRESPIYHSTYTGKPMDEPAVLGLAMNEIFIPILKRQFTEIVDFHLPAEGCSYRVAIISIKKQYAGHARRMMFGLWGMLRQFMYTKFIIIVDEDINVRDWKEVVWAISTRTDPLRDTLLVENTPIDYLDFASPKSGLGSKMGIDATNKFPGETERQWGKPIIMSDSVKKNIDSLWDNLGL
- a CDS encoding 16S rRNA (uracil(1498)-N(3))-methyltransferase, producing the protein MQLSRFFCDINLHISEIIQLPDGVMRHIKALRLAHGDDILLFNGLGGEYLSRLIISNKIFFADIREHIEKELELLGNITLVQAITSKNKMDFIIEKSTELGVRRIVPIQTQRCNNNITHKNLSHWRRVVIAASEQCGRNLLAEIDEHVCMSRYMSRPKEDPHIICDPLSKDNIFDVIEKIKDTKSLTIMIGPEGGWSKKELNLAAHSNNIYPMNFGARILRTETAGIAIISAVSSMMHWNI